A window of the Terriglobales bacterium genome harbors these coding sequences:
- the pilB gene encoding type IV-A pilus assembly ATPase PilB translates to MSQRLGDLLVKEKVINNEQLEQALKHQKDNNCRLGSSLVKLGFLTDDDVTNFLSRQYGVPAINLQFFEVDSSVVKLVPQETAKRYQILPLSRVGASLTIAMVDPTNVFAMDDIKFMTGFNIEPVVASESAILAAIEKAYGSSAEEDLEKVMAQVEGGDADVELQAEEAELALGELEKAADEAPIVKLVNIILSDAVKRGASDIHIEPYEKEYRVRFRIDGMLQSIMSPPAKLKDAITSRIKIMAKLDISEKRLPQDGRIMLKMQIGGRKKQLDYRVSTLPTLWGEKIVMRLLDKENLRLDMTKLGFEPESLEKFERAILKPFGMVLVTGPTGSGKTNTLYSAISRLNTPDTNIMTAEDPVEFQLAGVNQVQMKESIGLNFAAALRAFLRQDPNIILVGEIRDFETAEIAIKAALTGHLVLSTLHTNGAPETISRLMNMGIEPFLVATSVHLIVAQRLVRRICKDCIEEVDLPYQAKVEAGFGPEEAKTAKIFKGKGCGTCNNTGYKGRAGLYEVMEVDDDLRELILVGASALELKKKAVERGMFSLRRSGLIKVMDGVTTLEEVARETVH, encoded by the coding sequence ATGTCACAGAGGCTGGGCGACCTTCTGGTCAAAGAGAAGGTCATCAATAACGAGCAGTTGGAGCAGGCCCTCAAGCATCAGAAGGACAACAACTGCCGGCTGGGTTCGTCGCTGGTCAAACTGGGCTTCCTCACCGACGACGACGTCACCAATTTCCTCTCCCGGCAATACGGCGTCCCCGCTATCAACCTGCAGTTTTTCGAGGTGGATTCTTCGGTCGTGAAGCTGGTCCCGCAGGAAACCGCCAAGCGCTACCAGATCCTGCCGCTCAGCCGCGTAGGCGCCTCGCTCACCATCGCCATGGTCGATCCCACCAATGTGTTTGCCATGGACGACATCAAGTTCATGACCGGCTTCAACATCGAGCCCGTCGTTGCCTCCGAGAGCGCCATCCTGGCGGCCATCGAGAAGGCCTACGGCAGTTCCGCCGAAGAGGACCTGGAGAAGGTCATGGCCCAGGTGGAGGGCGGCGACGCCGACGTCGAGCTCCAGGCGGAAGAAGCGGAGCTGGCTCTGGGCGAGCTGGAGAAGGCCGCCGACGAAGCTCCTATTGTAAAACTGGTTAACATCATCCTCTCCGACGCCGTCAAGCGCGGCGCCAGCGACATTCACATCGAGCCTTACGAGAAGGAATACCGCGTCCGCTTCCGCATTGACGGCATGCTGCAGTCCATCATGTCGCCGCCCGCCAAGCTCAAAGACGCCATCACTTCGCGCATCAAGATCATGGCCAAGCTGGATATCAGCGAGAAGCGCCTGCCGCAGGACGGCCGCATCATGCTGAAGATGCAGATCGGGGGCCGCAAGAAGCAGCTCGATTACCGCGTCAGCACCCTGCCCACCCTGTGGGGCGAGAAGATCGTCATGCGCCTGCTGGACAAGGAGAATCTGCGCCTGGACATGACCAAGCTCGGTTTTGAGCCCGAGTCGCTGGAAAAGTTCGAGCGCGCCATCCTCAAGCCCTTCGGCATGGTTCTGGTCACCGGCCCAACCGGGTCGGGGAAAACCAATACGCTGTACTCCGCCATCTCCCGCCTGAACACTCCCGACACCAACATCATGACCGCCGAGGACCCGGTGGAGTTCCAGCTCGCCGGCGTCAACCAGGTGCAGATGAAGGAGTCCATCGGGCTGAACTTCGCCGCCGCGCTGCGCGCCTTCCTGCGCCAGGATCCGAACATCATCCTGGTGGGCGAGATTCGCGACTTCGAGACGGCGGAAATCGCCATCAAGGCTGCGCTCACCGGCCACTTGGTGCTCTCCACCCTGCACACCAACGGAGCGCCGGAAACCATCAGCCGCCTGATGAACATGGGCATTGAGCCCTTCCTGGTGGCCACCTCGGTGCACCTCATCGTGGCCCAGCGCCTGGTGCGCCGTATCTGCAAAGATTGCATCGAGGAGGTCGACCTGCCCTACCAGGCCAAGGTAGAGGCCGGCTTCGGTCCCGAGGAAGCCAAGACCGCCAAGATTTTCAAGGGCAAGGGCTGCGGCACCTGCAACAATACCGGCTACAAGGGCCGCGCCGGACTCTATGAGGTCATGGAAGTGGATGATGACCTGCGCGAGCTCATCCTGGTGGGCGCTTCGGCGCTCGAACTCAAGAAGAAGGCCGTGGAGCGCGGCATGTTCTCGCTGCGCCGCAGCGGTCTCATCAAGGTTATGGACGGCGTCACCACGCTCGAAGAAGTGGCGCGTGAGACCGTGCACTGA